From Bacillus basilensis, a single genomic window includes:
- the metH gene encoding methionine synthase has translation MKCIEEKLQNNILILDGAMGTMIQQEDLTAEDFGGEEYEGCNEYLVETRPDVILKIHKAYIEAGADIIETNTFGATNIVLSDYALSHLDEELNEKAASLAKQAVIESGKEVYVAGAMGPTTKAISVTGGVTFEGLIEAYTRQARGLLKGEVDVLLVETSQDMRNVKAAYIGIQAAFDELNKIVPIMISGTIEPMGTTLAGQTIEAFYLSVEHMKPLSVGLNCATGPEFMRDHIRSLSDLSECYISCYPNAGLPDEDGHYHESPSSLAEKVKRFAEEGWVNIIGGCCGTTPEHIKAMKSALDSLKPREHHEREGHGVSGLEALQYDDSMRPLFVGERTNVIGSRKFKRLVAEGKFEEAAEVARAQVKKNAHIIDICMADPDRDEIEDMENFLAEVTKVLKVPIMIDSTDENVMERALTYIQGKAVINSINLEDGEERFKKVTPLLQKYGAAIVVGTIDEDGMAVSAERKLEIAKRSYELLTKKYGIRPSDIIFDALVFPVGTGDEEYIGSAAATIEGIRLIKEALPECLTILGVSNISFGLPPAGREVLNSVFLYHATKAGLDYAIVNTEKLERYASIPEEEKRLADALLFETTQETLEKFTNFYRAAKKKDVVIQETLTLDERLANYIVEGTKQGLHEDLSLALTEGRKPLDIINGPLMTGMDEVGRLFNNNELIVAEVLQSAESMKAAVSYLEPHMESSDSAKKGKVLLATVKGDVHDIGKNLVEIILANNGYEIINLGINVRSDRIVQEVQEKKPDIIGLSGLLVKSAQQMVTTAEDLKAADIDIPIVVGGAALTRKFTDNRISPSYKGLVCYASDAMTGLDIINKLQKEEEREKMKQDKKERHLHIVTKEEKKVEIPAVIEPLPKSEVMVPDSTKRIVLRDVPVSHLAPFLNRQMLLGHHLGLKGSVKKLLREGDKRAHELNDLIDELLQEGQSWLKPKAVYQFFPAQSDGQNIVIYDPEDHTRVIERFTFPRQGKEPYRTLGDYLRPIGDEMDYVAFLSVTVGEGVRDIAEEWKAKGDYLRSHAIQSLALELAEGLAEKTHMLIRDRWGIPDSPELTMEERFRTKYRGIRVSFGYPACPELADQEKLFRLIHPEEIGISLTEGFMMEPEASVTAMVFSHPDARYFSVL, from the coding sequence ATGAAATGTATAGAAGAGAAATTACAAAATAACATTTTAATATTAGATGGTGCAATGGGAACAATGATTCAGCAAGAGGACTTAACAGCGGAAGATTTCGGAGGTGAAGAGTACGAAGGCTGTAATGAATATTTAGTAGAAACAAGACCAGATGTTATTTTAAAGATTCATAAAGCTTATATTGAAGCCGGAGCGGATATTATTGAAACAAATACATTTGGGGCGACAAATATTGTATTAAGTGATTATGCGTTGTCTCATTTAGACGAGGAATTAAATGAGAAGGCAGCGAGTTTAGCAAAGCAAGCTGTTATAGAAAGCGGGAAGGAAGTATATGTTGCGGGAGCAATGGGACCGACAACGAAAGCGATTAGTGTTACTGGTGGTGTGACGTTTGAAGGATTAATTGAAGCTTATACAAGGCAGGCAAGAGGATTACTGAAGGGAGAAGTTGATGTATTACTCGTTGAGACGAGTCAAGATATGCGTAACGTGAAGGCTGCTTATATTGGAATTCAAGCAGCTTTTGACGAACTAAATAAAATTGTACCTATCATGATTTCAGGAACAATTGAACCAATGGGAACGACTCTGGCTGGGCAAACAATTGAGGCTTTTTACTTATCGGTAGAACATATGAAGCCATTATCTGTTGGATTAAACTGTGCGACTGGTCCGGAGTTTATGAGAGATCATATTCGTTCACTATCTGATTTGTCGGAGTGTTACATTTCTTGTTATCCAAATGCAGGTCTTCCTGATGAAGATGGACATTATCATGAATCTCCATCTTCTCTCGCTGAAAAAGTGAAGCGATTTGCTGAAGAAGGATGGGTTAATATTATCGGTGGTTGTTGTGGCACAACACCAGAACATATAAAAGCAATGAAATCTGCGTTAGATTCGCTTAAGCCGCGTGAACATCATGAACGAGAAGGGCATGGGGTTAGTGGATTAGAGGCACTGCAATATGATGATTCTATGAGACCGTTATTTGTAGGTGAAAGAACGAATGTTATTGGGTCACGTAAATTTAAAAGATTAGTAGCAGAAGGTAAATTTGAAGAAGCTGCTGAAGTCGCAAGAGCACAAGTGAAGAAAAATGCTCATATTATTGATATTTGTATGGCAGACCCGGACCGGGATGAAATAGAAGATATGGAAAACTTCTTGGCAGAAGTTACGAAAGTGTTAAAAGTACCGATTATGATTGACTCAACAGATGAAAATGTGATGGAGCGAGCTCTTACTTATATTCAAGGAAAAGCTGTTATTAATTCAATTAATTTAGAAGATGGAGAAGAACGATTTAAAAAAGTGACACCGCTTCTTCAGAAATATGGTGCAGCTATTGTTGTAGGAACAATTGATGAAGATGGTATGGCAGTAAGTGCGGAACGAAAACTTGAAATTGCGAAAAGAAGTTATGAGTTATTGACGAAGAAATATGGTATACGTCCGTCAGATATTATTTTTGATGCACTTGTATTTCCAGTAGGTACAGGTGATGAAGAATATATTGGCTCAGCGGCAGCAACGATAGAAGGGATTCGCCTTATTAAAGAAGCATTACCAGAGTGTTTAACGATTTTAGGTGTAAGTAACATATCATTTGGTTTACCACCAGCTGGACGCGAAGTATTAAATTCCGTCTTTTTATATCATGCAACGAAAGCAGGATTAGATTACGCGATTGTGAATACGGAAAAATTAGAACGCTATGCGTCAATTCCTGAGGAAGAAAAACGTCTTGCAGATGCATTACTTTTTGAAACAACGCAAGAGACGTTAGAAAAATTTACAAATTTTTATCGCGCGGCAAAAAAGAAAGATGTCGTTATCCAAGAAACATTAACTCTTGATGAGCGACTAGCAAATTATATTGTAGAAGGTACGAAACAAGGGTTACACGAAGATTTAAGCCTCGCACTTACAGAAGGAAGAAAACCTTTGGATATTATTAATGGCCCACTTATGACAGGAATGGATGAGGTGGGACGATTATTTAATAATAATGAGCTTATCGTTGCTGAAGTATTGCAAAGTGCTGAAAGTATGAAAGCTGCTGTAAGCTATTTAGAGCCACATATGGAATCTAGCGATAGTGCAAAAAAAGGGAAAGTATTATTAGCGACTGTTAAAGGTGATGTGCATGATATTGGGAAAAATCTCGTTGAAATTATTTTAGCGAATAACGGATATGAGATTATTAATTTAGGAATCAATGTACGTTCGGATCGAATTGTTCAAGAAGTACAAGAAAAGAAGCCTGATATTATAGGTCTTTCTGGTTTGTTAGTAAAATCGGCTCAACAAATGGTAACGACTGCAGAAGATTTAAAAGCGGCGGATATTGATATTCCGATTGTTGTAGGCGGGGCAGCGTTAACGAGAAAGTTTACAGATAATCGTATTTCGCCATCCTATAAAGGGCTCGTATGTTATGCAAGTGATGCGATGACGGGGCTTGATATTATTAATAAGCTTCAAAAAGAAGAAGAGCGTGAGAAGATGAAGCAGGATAAAAAGGAACGTCATCTTCATATTGTAACAAAAGAAGAGAAGAAAGTAGAAATTCCAGCAGTAATTGAGCCATTACCAAAATCAGAGGTTATGGTGCCTGATTCAACAAAACGAATTGTATTACGAGATGTTCCTGTTTCACATCTCGCACCATTTCTGAATAGACAAATGCTACTTGGACATCACCTTGGATTAAAAGGAAGTGTGAAGAAGCTTTTGCGAGAGGGAGATAAAAGAGCGCACGAATTAAATGATTTAATAGACGAATTATTGCAGGAAGGACAATCTTGGTTAAAACCAAAAGCAGTGTATCAATTTTTCCCAGCGCAAAGCGACGGACAAAATATTGTAATATATGATCCAGAAGATCATACACGTGTCATAGAGCGTTTCACATTCCCGAGACAAGGAAAAGAACCATATCGTACTTTAGGTGACTATTTAAGACCAATTGGAGATGAAATGGACTATGTTGCTTTCCTATCCGTTACTGTTGGGGAAGGCGTTCGGGACATTGCTGAAGAGTGGAAGGCGAAAGGTGATTATTTACGCAGTCATGCCATTCAATCGTTAGCGCTTGAACTAGCAGAAGGACTTGCTGAAAAAACACATATGCTCATTCGCGATCGCTGGGGTATTCCAGATTCTCCAGAATTGACGATGGAAGAACGCTTCCGTACGAAATATAGAGGGATACGCGTGTCCTTCGGTTATCCAGCATGTCCAGAACTTGCAGATCAAGAAAAGCTATTTCGCTTAATTCATCCAGAGGAAATAGGTATTTCATTAACGGAAGGATTTATGATGGAGCCAGAAGCGTCTGTAACGGCTATGGTATTTTCTCACCCCGATGCAAGATATTTTAGTGTATTATAG
- a CDS encoding bifunctional homocysteine S-methyltransferase/methylenetetrahydrofolate reductase, whose product MKLLDLLSKGIVIGDGAVGTLLHSHGLQSSFEELNISDPDLIISIHKQYVAAGADVIQTNTYGANEAKLRMYGLENQVTEINRAAVKLAKASVTDRNAILGTIGGMKHIGAVTTTDMEREFMLLEQASALLEEQVDGLLLETFYDEFELLHAVQVLRKQTNIPIVAQLALHEAGTTQNGNDVNEILKQLLDYGANVVGLNCQLGPLHMTEAFKMISIPQNGYLSAYPNAGLPNYVEGRYVYEGSPAYFEAMTPKFIEQGIRLLGGCCGTTPEHIESMKRATLNVTPVIEKDTIQRPKVVHTHEKRSKAHVTLAEKAKKQTTVVVELDPPKTLDTQRFFEGARALKRAGADAITLADNSLASPRVSNMAMGALLTKHDIPVLTHLTCRDHNVIGLQSHLLGLSALGMEEVLALTGDPARVGDFPGATSVYDLSSIELIKMIKEMNDGRSILGKSIGPATRFSVGGAFNPHVRHLKAAVKRMERKIDAGAEYFLTQPIYDIALIEEVYEATKHLEQPIFIGIMPLISKRNADFLHFEVPGITLPEEIRERMDGHETKEAAIEEGIHISQELIDAAMKYFNGIYLITPFLKYEITEHLVKYVREKQEVKEGIN is encoded by the coding sequence GTGAAATTACTAGATTTATTATCAAAAGGAATTGTAATAGGTGATGGTGCGGTTGGGACGTTATTACATTCACATGGTTTGCAAAGTAGTTTTGAAGAATTAAATATATCCGATCCAGATTTAATTATATCGATTCATAAGCAATATGTAGCTGCTGGGGCAGATGTGATTCAAACAAATACGTACGGAGCAAATGAAGCGAAATTACGTATGTATGGTTTAGAAAATCAAGTTACTGAAATTAATAGAGCGGCAGTAAAACTGGCGAAAGCATCTGTGACAGATAGAAATGCAATTTTAGGAACAATTGGCGGTATGAAACATATTGGAGCCGTTACAACTACTGATATGGAAAGAGAATTTATGCTACTTGAGCAGGCAAGTGCTTTACTAGAAGAACAGGTTGATGGACTACTATTAGAGACTTTTTATGATGAGTTTGAATTACTTCATGCTGTTCAGGTGCTACGAAAACAAACGAATATCCCAATTGTAGCTCAATTAGCGTTACATGAGGCAGGTACGACTCAAAATGGAAATGATGTAAATGAAATCTTAAAACAGCTTTTAGATTACGGTGCAAATGTCGTTGGATTGAACTGCCAACTAGGGCCACTTCATATGACGGAAGCTTTTAAAATGATATCGATTCCGCAAAATGGTTACTTGTCAGCATATCCAAATGCAGGTCTTCCAAATTATGTGGAGGGACGTTACGTATATGAGGGAAGTCCGGCTTATTTCGAAGCGATGACACCGAAATTTATTGAGCAAGGTATTCGGTTATTGGGCGGTTGTTGTGGTACGACTCCAGAACATATTGAAAGTATGAAACGGGCTACTCTAAATGTTACGCCTGTAATAGAAAAGGATACGATTCAAAGACCGAAAGTAGTTCATACACACGAGAAACGTTCGAAAGCTCATGTCACTTTAGCGGAGAAAGCAAAAAAACAAACGACAGTAGTAGTGGAATTAGATCCACCGAAAACGTTAGATACACAGCGGTTTTTTGAAGGGGCGAGAGCATTGAAAAGAGCTGGGGCGGACGCTATTACTCTAGCAGATAATTCATTAGCATCGCCTCGCGTTTCGAATATGGCAATGGGAGCATTATTAACGAAGCATGATATTCCCGTATTGACGCATTTAACGTGTAGAGACCATAACGTCATCGGGCTACAATCTCATTTACTAGGCTTATCAGCATTAGGTATGGAAGAAGTGTTAGCTTTAACAGGTGATCCAGCACGCGTCGGTGATTTTCCAGGTGCCACTTCTGTATATGATTTGTCCTCTATTGAGCTCATTAAAATGATTAAAGAAATGAATGATGGGCGCTCTATTTTAGGGAAATCAATAGGCCCAGCAACAAGGTTTTCAGTGGGAGGTGCGTTTAATCCGCATGTAAGACATTTAAAAGCAGCGGTTAAGCGAATGGAACGGAAAATAGATGCTGGAGCGGAATACTTCTTAACTCAGCCGATTTATGATATCGCGTTAATTGAAGAAGTGTATGAAGCAACAAAGCATTTGGAACAACCTATTTTTATTGGGATTATGCCATTAATAAGTAAACGGAATGCAGATTTTCTTCATTTTGAGGTGCCGGGTATTACACTTCCTGAAGAAATAAGAGAGAGAATGGATGGGCATGAAACGAAAGAGGCAGCAATTGAGGAAGGTATTCATATTTCACAAGAATTGATCGATGCGGCGATGAAATATTTTAACGGCATTTATCTTATTACACCATTTCTCAAATATGAAATTACAGAACACCTTGTTAAATATGTGAGAGAAAAGCAAGAAGTGAAAGAAGGTATTAATTGA
- the metI gene encoding cystathionine gamma-synthase/O-acetylhomoserine thiolyase, whose protein sequence is MSTIETKLAQIGNRSETTTGTVNPPVYFSTAYRHEGIGKSTGFDYSRTGNPTRGLLEQAIADLEYGEQGYACSSGMAAVLLVLSLFRSGDELIVSEDLYGGTYRLFSEHEKKWNVRCRYVNTQSIKQIEQAITTETKAIFIETPTNPLMQVTDIAAVATVAKRHGLLLIVDNTFYTPYIQQPLTEGADIVLHSATKYLGGHNDVLSGLVVAKGKELCEEIAHYHNASGAVLSPFDSWLLIRGMKTLALRMRQHEENAKAVVAYLNDEDGVTDVFYPGRGGMISFRLKDETWINPFLQSLSLITFAESLGGVESLMTYPATQTHADIPEEIRTANGVCNRLLRFSVGIENSNDLIQDLQHAIKLVKEGVRI, encoded by the coding sequence ATGTCAACAATTGAAACAAAACTAGCACAAATCGGAAATCGTAGCGAAACTACAACAGGAACGGTTAACCCACCTGTTTATTTCTCAACCGCTTATCGTCATGAAGGAATTGGTAAATCTACTGGTTTTGACTATTCACGAACTGGTAATCCAACTCGCGGCCTTTTAGAACAGGCAATTGCAGATTTAGAATACGGCGAACAAGGTTATGCCTGTAGTTCAGGGATGGCAGCTGTTCTCCTCGTCCTCTCCCTATTCCGCTCCGGAGACGAACTTATTGTATCTGAAGATTTATACGGGGGCACTTATCGATTATTTTCTGAGCACGAAAAAAAGTGGAACGTTCGATGTAGATACGTAAATACACAATCTATTAAACAAATTGAGCAAGCTATCACCACTGAAACGAAAGCTATTTTCATAGAAACTCCGACAAATCCATTAATGCAAGTTACTGATATTGCCGCTGTCGCAACTGTAGCGAAAAGACACGGACTACTTCTTATTGTAGATAACACATTCTACACGCCTTATATACAGCAGCCATTAACAGAAGGTGCCGACATTGTACTTCATAGTGCAACGAAATATTTAGGAGGACATAACGATGTACTAAGCGGACTTGTCGTTGCAAAAGGAAAGGAACTTTGTGAGGAAATCGCTCATTATCATAATGCCTCTGGTGCGGTCTTAAGCCCATTTGACTCATGGCTATTAATTCGTGGTATGAAAACGTTAGCTCTTCGCATGAGACAACATGAAGAAAATGCAAAAGCAGTTGTTGCTTATTTAAATGATGAGGACGGGGTGACAGATGTATTTTATCCTGGAAGAGGCGGCATGATTTCATTTCGTCTTAAAGATGAAACATGGATTAATCCATTCTTACAATCCTTATCCTTAATTACATTTGCTGAAAGTCTCGGTGGTGTTGAAAGTTTGATGACATATCCAGCAACACAAACACACGCTGATATTCCTGAAGAAATCAGAACAGCAAACGGTGTATGTAATCGTCTTCTTCGATTTTCCGTTGGCATTGAAAATAGTAACGATTTAATTCAAGACTTACAGCATGCCATTAAACTTGTAAAAGAAGGTGTAAGAATATGA
- the metC gene encoding cystathionine beta-lyase, translated as MSYSIDTLLLHNQYKHDPQTGSVNVPIYNTSTFHQFDVDTFGKYDYSRSGNPTREALEDIIALLEGGTKGFAFASGIAAISTAFLLLSQGDHVLISEDVYGGTHRMITEVLSRYGVSHTFVDMTNLEEIKHNIKQNTKLFYVETPSNPLLKVTDIRAVSKLAKSIGALTFVDNTFLTPLFQKPLELGADVVLHSATKFIAGHSDVTAGLAVVKDAELAQKLGFLQNAFGAILGPQDCSLVLRGLKTLHVRLEHSAANANKIAHYLQEHAKVQNVYYPGLQTHLGFDIQQSQATSAGAVLSFTLQSEDALRQFLSKVKLPVFAVSLGAVESILSYPAKMSHAALSQEARDERGISNSLLRLSVGLENVDDLISDFENALSYVEEPVNA; from the coding sequence ATGAGTTATTCTATAGATACACTTTTACTACACAACCAATATAAACATGACCCACAAACAGGATCTGTTAACGTTCCCATCTATAACACATCAACATTCCATCAGTTTGATGTAGATACGTTCGGGAAATATGACTATAGCAGGTCTGGTAATCCAACTCGTGAAGCTCTTGAAGACATCATTGCATTATTAGAGGGCGGAACAAAAGGATTCGCATTTGCATCAGGCATTGCAGCAATTTCTACTGCATTCCTCCTTCTTTCACAAGGTGATCACGTACTCATTTCAGAAGACGTATATGGAGGCACTCACCGAATGATAACTGAAGTACTCTCCCGTTACGGTGTCTCACATACATTTGTTGATATGACTAATTTAGAAGAAATAAAGCACAACATTAAACAAAATACAAAGCTCTTTTATGTAGAAACACCTTCTAACCCACTTTTAAAGGTGACAGATATTCGCGCTGTTTCTAAGCTTGCAAAATCTATTGGCGCTCTTACCTTTGTTGATAATACATTTTTGACACCACTATTCCAGAAACCGCTTGAACTTGGAGCAGATGTCGTTCTTCATAGTGCTACAAAATTCATTGCTGGTCATAGTGATGTTACTGCCGGATTAGCGGTCGTAAAAGATGCCGAACTTGCTCAAAAACTTGGATTTTTACAAAATGCATTCGGCGCTATTTTAGGACCTCAAGATTGTTCTCTCGTACTTCGCGGTCTAAAAACATTGCATGTACGCCTTGAGCATTCAGCTGCAAACGCCAATAAAATTGCACATTATTTACAAGAACACGCTAAAGTTCAAAACGTCTATTATCCTGGCTTACAAACACATCTTGGATTTGATATTCAACAATCTCAAGCTACATCAGCCGGAGCTGTCCTATCTTTCACTTTACAATCAGAAGATGCACTCCGCCAATTTTTATCAAAAGTAAAATTACCTGTCTTTGCAGTTAGTTTAGGGGCTGTCGAATCAATTCTTTCCTACCCAGCTAAAATGTCACATGCAGCATTGTCGCAAGAAGCTCGTGATGAAAGAGGGATTTCTAATTCATTACTTCGTTTATCTGTCGGCCTTGAAAATGTTGATGATTTAATATCCGATTTTGAAAATGCCCTTTCTTATGTAGAAGAGCCTGTAAATGCATAG
- a CDS encoding cysteine hydrolase family protein, whose translation MDTCADVLIVIDLQNGVCYSEEHLFDLQNLLTKVNKRISSYRKSNKPIIFVQHCDDDLVPERELWAIHADLDVQEQDFFVRKTHANSFYKTNLKEILDQLSVQHIEFCGAQTEYCMDATIKFAHGLGYENFMVQKATSTLNNPFMSAKETIDFYENIWNHRFLKLMKEEI comes from the coding sequence ATGGATACTTGTGCAGATGTTTTAATCGTTATCGATTTACAAAATGGAGTATGTTATAGCGAAGAACATTTATTCGATCTACAAAATTTACTTACAAAAGTAAATAAAAGAATTTCTTCATACAGAAAATCAAACAAACCAATCATTTTCGTTCAACATTGTGATGATGATTTAGTACCTGAAAGAGAACTTTGGGCTATTCATGCTGATCTAGATGTTCAAGAACAAGATTTTTTTGTGAGAAAAACACATGCAAATTCATTTTATAAAACTAACTTAAAAGAAATTTTAGACCAATTATCTGTACAGCATATTGAATTTTGTGGCGCCCAAACAGAGTACTGCATGGATGCTACAATTAAATTTGCTCATGGACTTGGATACGAAAACTTCATGGTACAGAAAGCCACCTCTACGCTAAATAATCCATTTATGTCCGCAAAAGAGACAATTGATTTTTATGAAAATATATGGAACCACAGATTTTTAAAATTGATGAAAGAAGAAATCTAG
- a CDS encoding metalloregulator ArsR/SmtB family transcription factor — protein MLETFQKEIELYESNAELLKVLAHPVRLCIVKGLIERGPSNVSTMYTGLNMPQSTISQHLAKLKSAKIVSSERKGLEIYYKVENETIIQLVRVLLG, from the coding sequence ATGTTAGAAACCTTTCAAAAAGAAATAGAACTATATGAAAGCAATGCAGAATTATTGAAAGTGCTTGCTCATCCTGTTCGCTTATGTATTGTAAAAGGATTAATTGAACGTGGTCCAAGCAACGTTTCTACAATGTACACTGGCTTAAACATGCCACAATCTACAATTTCACAGCATTTAGCAAAGTTAAAGAGTGCTAAAATCGTTTCAAGTGAAAGAAAAGGGTTGGAAATTTATTACAAAGTGGAAAACGAGACAATTATTCAACTCGTTCGCGTATTATTAGGTTAG
- a CDS encoding class I SAM-dependent methyltransferase: MGMELIFRKWMEKEKDYSISYSTYMNLALYAEEHGYYMKEREKIGRQGDFFTSSNVSSVFAKTFAKFLIRLVENGEVNPNICEIGGGTGRFAYDVLQEWKQLSPETFIDLNYSMIEMSPFHRKLQQKNLCSFSNVSYYTSHSEMGESFEGILFSNELFDAFPVEVIEKRNGILNEVRVTYTEEGKLAEVYRPLHKRIGRYLLKYNIHLAEGQRFEVPIVMEEYIKEIAKWFQRGVCITVDYGYTKEEWMHPAHQEGSLRGYYEHKLIRNPLAHPGEMDLTTHIHWDELKEIFSLQGMNTVWHKKQSEFLLAAGILDQLTNHQDKNPFSEIQKQNRAVRSMILSGGLGSAFDVVIHTKHMQQLHLDRYLKI; the protein is encoded by the coding sequence ATGGGAATGGAGCTCATTTTTAGAAAATGGATGGAAAAAGAAAAGGATTATTCGATTTCATATAGTACATATATGAACCTTGCGTTATACGCAGAGGAACATGGCTATTATATGAAAGAGCGTGAAAAAATTGGAAGACAAGGGGATTTTTTCACAAGTAGCAACGTATCCTCTGTTTTTGCAAAGACCTTTGCTAAGTTTTTAATTCGTCTTGTTGAAAATGGTGAAGTTAATCCGAATATTTGTGAGATTGGTGGGGGAACAGGAAGGTTTGCCTATGATGTTTTACAAGAATGGAAGCAATTATCTCCGGAAACCTTTATTGATTTAAACTATTCAATGATTGAAATGAGTCCTTTTCATAGAAAACTACAGCAGAAAAATCTTTGTTCGTTTTCTAACGTGTCATATTATACGTCGCATAGTGAAATGGGAGAATCGTTCGAAGGGATTCTTTTTTCGAATGAGTTATTTGATGCATTCCCTGTTGAAGTAATTGAGAAGAGAAATGGAATATTGAATGAAGTACGTGTTACGTATACAGAGGAAGGGAAACTTGCAGAAGTATATAGACCGTTACATAAAAGAATTGGTCGATACTTATTGAAATATAATATTCATCTTGCAGAAGGTCAGCGTTTTGAAGTGCCGATTGTGATGGAAGAGTATATAAAAGAAATTGCGAAATGGTTTCAACGAGGTGTATGTATTACAGTTGATTATGGATATACAAAAGAAGAATGGATGCATCCTGCACATCAAGAAGGAAGTTTACGAGGGTATTATGAGCATAAGTTAATCCGTAATCCTTTAGCACATCCAGGTGAAATGGATCTTACTACTCATATTCATTGGGATGAGCTGAAAGAGATATTTAGCCTGCAAGGTATGAATACAGTATGGCATAAGAAGCAATCTGAGTTTTTGTTAGCAGCAGGAATATTAGACCAGCTTACAAATCACCAAGATAAGAATCCTTTTTCTGAAATTCAAAAACAAAATCGAGCAGTTCGTTCTATGATTTTGAGCGGAGGATTAGGGAGTGCATTTGATGTTGTTATACATACGAAACATATGCAACAGTTACACTTGGATCGGTATTTAAAAATATAA
- a CDS encoding MBL fold metallo-hydrolase: protein MKWIQMPLGPLQTNAYILTNDQNECIIFDPGHEGEKLVTYLQEEQLKPLAVLLTHAHFDHIGAVDAVRDAFHIPVYVHKEEADWLSDATVNGSQIFMMNRSITAKPADHIIDTEGVLAIGSFNFEIFETPGHSPGSISYYCKEANAVFSGDVLFQMSIGRTDLPGGSFAELIGSIEEKLFVLPDETAVLCGHGPETSIGFEKENNPFLQ, encoded by the coding sequence ATGAAATGGATACAAATGCCGTTAGGCCCATTACAAACGAATGCTTATATTTTAACGAATGATCAAAATGAGTGTATTATCTTTGATCCTGGTCATGAAGGAGAGAAGCTCGTTACATATTTACAAGAAGAACAATTAAAGCCACTGGCTGTTTTATTAACACATGCTCACTTTGATCATATTGGTGCTGTTGATGCGGTGAGAGACGCTTTTCATATTCCTGTGTACGTACATAAAGAAGAAGCAGATTGGTTAAGCGATGCAACTGTAAATGGCTCTCAAATTTTTATGATGAATCGCAGCATTACAGCAAAACCAGCAGATCATATTATTGATACAGAAGGTGTATTAGCAATTGGTTCATTTAATTTTGAAATTTTTGAGACGCCAGGACATTCTCCAGGCAGTATTTCTTATTATTGTAAAGAGGCGAATGCTGTATTTTCTGGAGATGTATTGTTCCAAATGAGCATCGGAAGAACAGATTTACCTGGTGGGAGTTTTGCTGAATTGATTGGAAGTATTGAAGAAAAATTATTTGTGTTACCAGATGAAACAGCGGTGTTATGTGGACATGGTCCAGAAACAAGCATTGGTTTTGAAAAAGAAAATAATCCATTTTTACAGTAA
- a CDS encoding DUF2759 domain-containing protein: MGLVIIFTLVTLLAVFATLRTLREKNFLAGGFAIATVLVFGWFTIMTVLYNGYPPAA, translated from the coding sequence ATGGGCCTTGTTATTATTTTTACGCTTGTCACTCTGTTAGCTGTATTTGCTACGCTTAGAACACTTCGCGAAAAGAATTTTCTCGCGGGCGGCTTTGCAATTGCAACTGTACTCGTTTTCGGATGGTTTACAATCATGACTGTTCTATATAACGGGTACCCACCAGCAGCTTAA